A region from the Bos indicus x Bos taurus breed Angus x Brahman F1 hybrid chromosome 9, Bos_hybrid_MaternalHap_v2.0, whole genome shotgun sequence genome encodes:
- the LOC113898576 gene encoding retinoic acid early transcript 1E-like — protein MRESDLGWTGQARTAPRRSQVPDAEEWAGFLSLGLKTLGGARRQRYRHTPGYLLLVTLLKLQGGMSLARTTDHLLLILLLIEAGKTLGNAHSLCLDFTVKSQSRPGQPWCQVQGSVDTKPFLQYDSASNKVKPLGFLGKEVNDTKAWTEISQTLVEAGKELRMVLPVIKLDENETRGPPTLQVKLCCQREAEQCSGASLHFSLNGRTALLLDTMSITWTVIDPGATGIKEEWENNQELAEYFRTISTGDCSYWLREFLKHWKKMLLPEPTESLIMAADISQSASIRLDSCIILLIITQLVLIASSS, from the exons ATGCGCGAAAGCGACCTTGGCTGGACCGGGCAGGCGAGGACCGCACCCCGCCGATCGCAGGTGCCGGATGCGGAGGAGTGGGCG GGCTTCCTCAGTCTAGGACTGAAGACTTTGGGCGGTGCCAGGAGACAGAGGTATAGACACACCCCAGGCTACCTTTTGCTAGTCACTCTCCTAAAACTGCAGGGAGGAATGTCGCTGGCTCGCACCACAGATCATCTTTTGCTGATACTGCTGCTGATAGAAGCCGGGAAGACTCTGGGCA ATGCCCACTCTCTGTGCCTTGACTTCACTGTCAAATCTCAGTCCAGACCTGGCCAGCCCTGGTGTCAAGTCCAGGGCTCCGTGGACACAAAGCCTTTCCTCCAGTATGATAGTGCCAGCAACAAGGTCAAACCTTTGGGTTTCCTGGGAAAGGAGGTAAACGACACGAAAGCGTGGACTGAAATAAGCCAAACGCTTGTAGAAGCAGGAAAAGAGCTCAGGATGGTCCTGCCTGTCATCAAACTGGACGAAAATGAGACGAGGG GTCCTCCCACCCTGCAGGTAAAGCTGTGTTGTCAACGTGAAGCCGAGCAATGCTCTGGTGCATCCTTGCACTTCAGCCTCAATGGACGGACAGCTCTTCTCCTTGACACCATGAGCATAACCTGGACAGTCATCGATCCTGGAGCCACAGGCATCAAGGAGGAGTGGGAGAACAACCAGGAACTGGCAGAGTATTTCAGGACCATTTCAACAGGAGACTGCAGTTACTGGCTTAGGGAATTCCTGAAACACTGGAAGAAGATGCTGCTCCCAGAGCCCACAG AATCACTAATAATGGCCGCAGATATCAGCCAGTCTGCATCCATCCGATTGGACTCTTGCATTATCCTATTGATCATCACCCAGTTAGTTCTAATTGCTTCATCGTCATGA